In Luteitalea sp. TBR-22, one genomic interval encodes:
- a CDS encoding type I 3-dehydroquinate dehydratase, whose protein sequence is MPTTLVSTLADLSVDALPAARAEALRVADLVELRLDRLPPLPVAEVMGEAASRAVVTFRPVREGGRFEGEESAREARLREALTHGAAYVDVEWDAPFADDFIAAFPGRVILSRHDFKGMPADLAALVSAMAARRPGVVKLAVTPTRLTDQLAFRAAAPAAGDVPLVLIAMGPVGLPSRLLPSRLGSHWTYGGAAVAPGQVRPEVMRARYRVGQQGPTTQVFGVAGRPISHSWSPTLHNAALRALGVDGVYVPFEAQDIGDLLTMAEALDVRGLSVTAPFKLDALAAAVRADELATRLGAANTLTRVEGGWAARNTDVEGFLQPLRDRLARTGRVLSGLRVAVLGAGGAARAVVAGLVDAGAAPTVHARRREQAEQLVALGARAGQASPEPGTWDVLVNTTPVGTASHDGASDATPIDADRLTSGGLVYDLVYNPGRTRLLREAAAAGCDTLGGLEMLIGQAGVQVATWFGVAPPLDAMRAAIHAEAPQLALVPETPCPR, encoded by the coding sequence ATGCCGACCACCCTCGTCTCCACCCTGGCCGACCTGAGCGTCGACGCCCTGCCCGCCGCGCGGGCCGAGGCGCTGCGCGTTGCCGACCTGGTGGAGCTCAGGCTCGACCGGTTGCCGCCGTTGCCGGTGGCCGAGGTGATGGGGGAGGCCGCGAGCCGGGCCGTGGTGACGTTCCGGCCGGTCCGCGAAGGCGGGCGATTCGAGGGCGAGGAGTCGGCGCGCGAGGCGCGCCTGCGCGAGGCGCTGACGCACGGCGCGGCCTACGTGGACGTCGAGTGGGACGCGCCCTTTGCCGACGACTTCATCGCGGCGTTCCCGGGGCGGGTGATCCTGTCGCGACACGACTTCAAGGGGATGCCGGCCGACCTGGCCGCTCTGGTCTCGGCGATGGCGGCGCGCCGGCCGGGCGTCGTGAAGCTGGCGGTCACGCCGACCCGCCTCACCGACCAGCTCGCATTCCGCGCGGCGGCTCCGGCCGCTGGCGACGTGCCGCTGGTGCTCATCGCGATGGGCCCGGTGGGCCTGCCGTCGCGCCTGCTGCCCTCCCGGTTGGGATCGCACTGGACGTACGGCGGAGCGGCCGTTGCGCCGGGGCAGGTGCGTCCGGAGGTGATGCGCGCGCGCTACCGCGTCGGGCAGCAGGGACCGACCACGCAGGTGTTCGGCGTCGCGGGGCGGCCCATCAGCCACTCCTGGTCGCCGACGCTGCACAACGCGGCGCTTCGCGCGCTCGGCGTCGATGGCGTGTACGTCCCCTTCGAGGCGCAGGACATCGGCGACCTGCTCACGATGGCCGAGGCGCTCGACGTCCGCGGCCTCAGCGTCACCGCGCCGTTCAAGCTCGATGCGCTGGCGGCGGCCGTCCGCGCCGACGAGCTGGCGACGCGCCTCGGCGCCGCCAACACGCTGACCCGCGTGGAGGGCGGCTGGGCCGCGCGCAACACCGACGTCGAGGGCTTCCTCCAGCCGTTGCGCGACCGGCTCGCGCGCACCGGCCGGGTCCTGTCGGGCCTGCGGGTCGCGGTGCTCGGCGCCGGCGGCGCCGCCCGGGCCGTCGTCGCCGGCCTGGTCGACGCCGGGGCGGCGCCCACGGTGCATGCGCGTCGCCGCGAGCAGGCCGAGCAGCTCGTGGCGCTCGGCGCCCGCGCCGGCCAGGCCAGTCCCGAGCCCGGCACCTGGGACGTGCTGGTCAACACGACGCCGGTCGGCACCGCGTCGCACGACGGCGCCAGCGACGCCACGCCCATCGACGCCGACCGCCTGACGAGCGGTGGCCTCGTGTACGACCTCGTCTACAACCCGGGGCGCACCCGGCTGCTGCGCGAGGCGGCGGCTGCGGGGTGCGACACCCTCGGCGGGCTCGAGATGCTGATTGGCCAGGCGGGCGTGCAGGTGGCCACCTGGTTCGGCGTCGCCCCGCCGCTCGACGCCATGCGCGCCGCCATCCATGCCGAGGCCCCCCAGCTGGCCCTCGTGCCGGAGACCCCATGTCCGCGATGA